The proteins below come from a single Camelus bactrianus isolate YW-2024 breed Bactrian camel chromosome 2, ASM4877302v1, whole genome shotgun sequence genomic window:
- the MAEA gene encoding E3 ubiquitin-protein transferase MAEA isoform X1, protein MAVQESAAQLSMTLKVQEYPTLKVPYETLNKRFRAAQKNIDRETSHVTMVVAELEKTLSGCPAVDSVVSLLDGVVEKLSVLKRKAVESIQAEDESAKLCKRRIEHLKEHSSDQPAAASVWKRKRMDRMMVEHLLRCGYYNTAVKLARQSGIERCRGTRAGRLQKKGSVHLTEEIIQKAVSTWSPSVTVCAEDLVNIEMFLTAKEVEESLERRETATCLAWCHDNKSRLRKMKGRQSEHDAKTGRKSRVASGSLKESEDLGMETIKGRPELSCLEFSLRIQEFIELIRQNKRLDAVRHARKHFSQAEGSQLDEVRQVMGMLAFPPDTHISPYKDLLDPARWRMLIQQFRYDNYRLHQLGNNSVFTLTLQAGLSAIKTPQCYKEDGSSRSPDCPVCSRSLNKLAQPLPMAHCANSRLVCKISGDVMNENNPPMMLPNGYVYGYNSLLSIRQDDKVVCPRTKEVFHFSQAEKVYIM, encoded by the exons GTGCCCTATGAGACACTGAACAAGCGCTTTCGAGCTGCGCAGAAGAACATCGACCGTGAGACGAGCCACGTGACCATGGTGGTGGCCGAGCTGGAGAAGACCCTGAGCGGCTGTCCAGCCGTGGACTCTGTGGTCAGCCTCCTGGACGGAGTGGTGGAGAAGCTCAGCGTCCTCAAGAGGAAG GCGGTGGAGTCAATCCAGGCGGAGGACGAGAGCGCCAAGCTGTGCAAGCGGCGGATCGAGCACCTCAAGGAGCACAGCAGCGACCAGCCGGCGGCCGCCAGCGTGTGGAAGAGGAAGCGCATGGACCGCATGATGGTGGAGCACCTGCTGCGCTGCGGCTACTACAACACAGCTGTGAAGCTGGCACGGCAGAGTGGCATCGAG AGGTGCAGAGGGACCAGAGCTGGCCGTCTCCAGAAGAAGGGCAGTGTGCATCTCACAGAGGAGATAATCCAGAAGGCGGTTTCCACGTGGAGCCCCAGCGTCACAGTGTGTGCAGAG GACTTAGTGAACATCGAGATGTTCCTGACGGCCAAAGAGGTGGAGGAGTCCCTGGAGAGGCGCGAGACCGCCACCTGCCTGGCCTGGTGCCACGACAACAAGTCCCGCCTGCGCAAGATGAAG GGCCGCCAAAGCGAGCACGACGCGAAGACGGGACGGAAAAGTAGAGTGGCCAGTGGCTCCCTTAAAGAGAGTGAGGATCTTGGTATGGAAACCATAAAAGGAAGGCCAGAATTG AGCTGCCTGGAGTTTAGCCTAAGGATCCAGGAGTTCATTGAACTCATCCGGCAGAACAAGAGGCTGGACGCTGTGAG ACATGCAAGAAAGCACTTCAGTCAGGCCGAAGGGAGCCAGCTGGACGAGGTCCGCCAGGTGATGGGCATGCTGGCCTTCCCGCCGGACACGCATATCTCTCCCTACAAG GACCTGCTGGACCCTGCCCGGTGGCGAATGCTCATCCAGCAGTTCCGCTATGACAACTACCGGCTGCACCAGCTGGGGAACAACTCCGTGTTCACCCTCACCCTGCAGGCCGGCCTCTCGGCGATAAAGACACC GCAGTGCTACAAAGAGGACGGCAGCTCGCGGAGCCCCGACTGCCCGGTGTGCAGTCGCTCCCTGAACAAGCTGGCGCAGCCGCTGCCCATGGCGCACTGCGCCAACTCGCGCCTGGTCTGCAAGATCTCGGGAGACGTCATGAATGAGAACAACCCACCCATGATGCTGCCCAACGGCTACGTCTACGGCTACAAT TCCCTGCTCTCCATCCGGCAGGATGATAAGGTCGTCTGCCCGAGAACCAAAGAGGTCTTCCACTTCTCCCAGGCCGAGAAGGTGTACATCATGTAG
- the MAEA gene encoding E3 ubiquitin-protein transferase MAEA isoform X3, whose product MAVQESAAQLSMTLKVQEYPTLKVPYETLNKRFRAAQKNIDRETSHVTMVVAELEKTLSGCPAVDSVVSLLDGVVEKLSVLKRKAVESIQAEDESAKLCKRRIEHLKEHSSDQPAAASVWKRKRMDRMMVEHLLRCGYYNTAVKLARQSGIEDLVNIEMFLTAKEVEESLERRETATCLAWCHDNKSRLRKMKGRQSEHDAKTGRKSRVASGSLKESEDLGMETIKGRPELSCLEFSLRIQEFIELIRQNKRLDAVRHARKHFSQAEGSQLDEVRQVMGMLAFPPDTHISPYKDLLDPARWRMLIQQFRYDNYRLHQLGNNSVFTLTLQAGLSAIKTPQCYKEDGSSRSPDCPVCSRSLNKLAQPLPMAHCANSRLVCKISGDVMNENNPPMMLPNGYVYGYNSLLSIRQDDKVVCPRTKEVFHFSQAEKVYIM is encoded by the exons GTGCCCTATGAGACACTGAACAAGCGCTTTCGAGCTGCGCAGAAGAACATCGACCGTGAGACGAGCCACGTGACCATGGTGGTGGCCGAGCTGGAGAAGACCCTGAGCGGCTGTCCAGCCGTGGACTCTGTGGTCAGCCTCCTGGACGGAGTGGTGGAGAAGCTCAGCGTCCTCAAGAGGAAG GCGGTGGAGTCAATCCAGGCGGAGGACGAGAGCGCCAAGCTGTGCAAGCGGCGGATCGAGCACCTCAAGGAGCACAGCAGCGACCAGCCGGCGGCCGCCAGCGTGTGGAAGAGGAAGCGCATGGACCGCATGATGGTGGAGCACCTGCTGCGCTGCGGCTACTACAACACAGCTGTGAAGCTGGCACGGCAGAGTGGCATCGAG GACTTAGTGAACATCGAGATGTTCCTGACGGCCAAAGAGGTGGAGGAGTCCCTGGAGAGGCGCGAGACCGCCACCTGCCTGGCCTGGTGCCACGACAACAAGTCCCGCCTGCGCAAGATGAAG GGCCGCCAAAGCGAGCACGACGCGAAGACGGGACGGAAAAGTAGAGTGGCCAGTGGCTCCCTTAAAGAGAGTGAGGATCTTGGTATGGAAACCATAAAAGGAAGGCCAGAATTG AGCTGCCTGGAGTTTAGCCTAAGGATCCAGGAGTTCATTGAACTCATCCGGCAGAACAAGAGGCTGGACGCTGTGAG ACATGCAAGAAAGCACTTCAGTCAGGCCGAAGGGAGCCAGCTGGACGAGGTCCGCCAGGTGATGGGCATGCTGGCCTTCCCGCCGGACACGCATATCTCTCCCTACAAG GACCTGCTGGACCCTGCCCGGTGGCGAATGCTCATCCAGCAGTTCCGCTATGACAACTACCGGCTGCACCAGCTGGGGAACAACTCCGTGTTCACCCTCACCCTGCAGGCCGGCCTCTCGGCGATAAAGACACC GCAGTGCTACAAAGAGGACGGCAGCTCGCGGAGCCCCGACTGCCCGGTGTGCAGTCGCTCCCTGAACAAGCTGGCGCAGCCGCTGCCCATGGCGCACTGCGCCAACTCGCGCCTGGTCTGCAAGATCTCGGGAGACGTCATGAATGAGAACAACCCACCCATGATGCTGCCCAACGGCTACGTCTACGGCTACAAT TCCCTGCTCTCCATCCGGCAGGATGATAAGGTCGTCTGCCCGAGAACCAAAGAGGTCTTCCACTTCTCCCAGGCCGAGAAGGTGTACATCATGTAG
- the MAEA gene encoding E3 ubiquitin-protein transferase MAEA isoform X2, producing the protein MAVQESAAQLSMTLKVQEYPTLKVPYETLNKRFRAAQKNIDRETSHVTMVVAELEKTLSGCPAVDSVVSLLDGVVEKLSVLKRKAVESIQAEDESAKLCKRRIEHLKEHSSDQPAAASVWKRKRMDRMMVEHLLRCGYYNTAVKLARQSGIERCRGTRAGRLQKKGSVHLTEEIIQKAVSTWSPSVTVCAEDLVNIEMFLTAKEVEESLERRETATCLAWCHDNKSRLRKMKSCLEFSLRIQEFIELIRQNKRLDAVRHARKHFSQAEGSQLDEVRQVMGMLAFPPDTHISPYKDLLDPARWRMLIQQFRYDNYRLHQLGNNSVFTLTLQAGLSAIKTPQCYKEDGSSRSPDCPVCSRSLNKLAQPLPMAHCANSRLVCKISGDVMNENNPPMMLPNGYVYGYNSLLSIRQDDKVVCPRTKEVFHFSQAEKVYIM; encoded by the exons GTGCCCTATGAGACACTGAACAAGCGCTTTCGAGCTGCGCAGAAGAACATCGACCGTGAGACGAGCCACGTGACCATGGTGGTGGCCGAGCTGGAGAAGACCCTGAGCGGCTGTCCAGCCGTGGACTCTGTGGTCAGCCTCCTGGACGGAGTGGTGGAGAAGCTCAGCGTCCTCAAGAGGAAG GCGGTGGAGTCAATCCAGGCGGAGGACGAGAGCGCCAAGCTGTGCAAGCGGCGGATCGAGCACCTCAAGGAGCACAGCAGCGACCAGCCGGCGGCCGCCAGCGTGTGGAAGAGGAAGCGCATGGACCGCATGATGGTGGAGCACCTGCTGCGCTGCGGCTACTACAACACAGCTGTGAAGCTGGCACGGCAGAGTGGCATCGAG AGGTGCAGAGGGACCAGAGCTGGCCGTCTCCAGAAGAAGGGCAGTGTGCATCTCACAGAGGAGATAATCCAGAAGGCGGTTTCCACGTGGAGCCCCAGCGTCACAGTGTGTGCAGAG GACTTAGTGAACATCGAGATGTTCCTGACGGCCAAAGAGGTGGAGGAGTCCCTGGAGAGGCGCGAGACCGCCACCTGCCTGGCCTGGTGCCACGACAACAAGTCCCGCCTGCGCAAGATGAAG AGCTGCCTGGAGTTTAGCCTAAGGATCCAGGAGTTCATTGAACTCATCCGGCAGAACAAGAGGCTGGACGCTGTGAG ACATGCAAGAAAGCACTTCAGTCAGGCCGAAGGGAGCCAGCTGGACGAGGTCCGCCAGGTGATGGGCATGCTGGCCTTCCCGCCGGACACGCATATCTCTCCCTACAAG GACCTGCTGGACCCTGCCCGGTGGCGAATGCTCATCCAGCAGTTCCGCTATGACAACTACCGGCTGCACCAGCTGGGGAACAACTCCGTGTTCACCCTCACCCTGCAGGCCGGCCTCTCGGCGATAAAGACACC GCAGTGCTACAAAGAGGACGGCAGCTCGCGGAGCCCCGACTGCCCGGTGTGCAGTCGCTCCCTGAACAAGCTGGCGCAGCCGCTGCCCATGGCGCACTGCGCCAACTCGCGCCTGGTCTGCAAGATCTCGGGAGACGTCATGAATGAGAACAACCCACCCATGATGCTGCCCAACGGCTACGTCTACGGCTACAAT TCCCTGCTCTCCATCCGGCAGGATGATAAGGTCGTCTGCCCGAGAACCAAAGAGGTCTTCCACTTCTCCCAGGCCGAGAAGGTGTACATCATGTAG
- the MAEA gene encoding E3 ubiquitin-protein transferase MAEA isoform X5 has protein sequence MAVQESAAQLSMTLKVQEYPTLKVPYETLNKRFRAAQKNIDRETSHVTMVVAELEKTLSGCPAVDSVVSLLDGVVEKLSVLKRKAVESIQAEDESAKLCKRRIEHLKEHSSDQPAAASVWKRKRMDRMMVEHLLRCGYYNTAVKLARQSGIEDLVNIEMFLTAKEVEESLERRETATCLAWCHDNKSRLRKMKSCLEFSLRIQEFIELIRQNKRLDAVRHARKHFSQAEGSQLDEVRQVMGMLAFPPDTHISPYKDLLDPARWRMLIQQFRYDNYRLHQLGNNSVFTLTLQAGLSAIKTPQCYKEDGSSRSPDCPVCSRSLNKLAQPLPMAHCANSRLVCKISGDVMNENNPPMMLPNGYVYGYNSLLSIRQDDKVVCPRTKEVFHFSQAEKVYIM, from the exons GTGCCCTATGAGACACTGAACAAGCGCTTTCGAGCTGCGCAGAAGAACATCGACCGTGAGACGAGCCACGTGACCATGGTGGTGGCCGAGCTGGAGAAGACCCTGAGCGGCTGTCCAGCCGTGGACTCTGTGGTCAGCCTCCTGGACGGAGTGGTGGAGAAGCTCAGCGTCCTCAAGAGGAAG GCGGTGGAGTCAATCCAGGCGGAGGACGAGAGCGCCAAGCTGTGCAAGCGGCGGATCGAGCACCTCAAGGAGCACAGCAGCGACCAGCCGGCGGCCGCCAGCGTGTGGAAGAGGAAGCGCATGGACCGCATGATGGTGGAGCACCTGCTGCGCTGCGGCTACTACAACACAGCTGTGAAGCTGGCACGGCAGAGTGGCATCGAG GACTTAGTGAACATCGAGATGTTCCTGACGGCCAAAGAGGTGGAGGAGTCCCTGGAGAGGCGCGAGACCGCCACCTGCCTGGCCTGGTGCCACGACAACAAGTCCCGCCTGCGCAAGATGAAG AGCTGCCTGGAGTTTAGCCTAAGGATCCAGGAGTTCATTGAACTCATCCGGCAGAACAAGAGGCTGGACGCTGTGAG ACATGCAAGAAAGCACTTCAGTCAGGCCGAAGGGAGCCAGCTGGACGAGGTCCGCCAGGTGATGGGCATGCTGGCCTTCCCGCCGGACACGCATATCTCTCCCTACAAG GACCTGCTGGACCCTGCCCGGTGGCGAATGCTCATCCAGCAGTTCCGCTATGACAACTACCGGCTGCACCAGCTGGGGAACAACTCCGTGTTCACCCTCACCCTGCAGGCCGGCCTCTCGGCGATAAAGACACC GCAGTGCTACAAAGAGGACGGCAGCTCGCGGAGCCCCGACTGCCCGGTGTGCAGTCGCTCCCTGAACAAGCTGGCGCAGCCGCTGCCCATGGCGCACTGCGCCAACTCGCGCCTGGTCTGCAAGATCTCGGGAGACGTCATGAATGAGAACAACCCACCCATGATGCTGCCCAACGGCTACGTCTACGGCTACAAT TCCCTGCTCTCCATCCGGCAGGATGATAAGGTCGTCTGCCCGAGAACCAAAGAGGTCTTCCACTTCTCCCAGGCCGAGAAGGTGTACATCATGTAG
- the MAEA gene encoding E3 ubiquitin-protein transferase MAEA isoform X6, with product MSLWPQGGAGSPAGCLPSLRKRQQHQGLLTLRTSFHEKKPRRARAPAAQMVAAPVWGHCALCLGRLAGISWEGRARPTSGRCFNVFTVTPTLEGPWTSEGCQQERGGPGKTAWMEDTQAARSWGRDRLLEFRAKLRKDLVNIEMFLTAKEVEESLERRETATCLAWCHDNKSRLRKMKSCLEFSLRIQEFIELIRQNKRLDAVRHARKHFSQAEGSQLDEVRQVMGMLAFPPDTHISPYKDLLDPARWRMLIQQFRYDNYRLHQLGNNSVFTLTLQAGLSAIKTPQCYKEDGSSRSPDCPVCSRSLNKLAQPLPMAHCANSRLVCKISGDVMNENNPPMMLPNGYVYGYNSLLSIRQDDKVVCPRTKEVFHFSQAEKVYIM from the exons ATGTCCCTGTGGCCTCAGGGTGGCGCAGGGTCCCCAGCAGGATGCCTGCCGTCACTAAGGAAGAGGCAGCAGCACCAGGGTTTGTTAACGTTAAGAACTTCTTTTCATGAAAAGAAACCGAGGAGAGCGCGTGCCCCAGCAGCCCAGATGGTCGCGGCACCTGTGTGGGGCCACTGCGCCCTCTGCCTTGGACGTCTTGCTGGCATCTCCTGGGAGGGGAGAGCTAGGCCCACCTCTGGTCGCTGTTTTAACGTCTTTACTGTCACTCCCACCCTCGAGGGTCCATGGACGTCAGAGGGCTGTCAGCAGGAAAGAGGAGGACCTGGCAAGACCGCATGGATGGAGGACACACAGGCTGCGAGGAGCTGGGGAAGAGACCGCCTCTTGGAATTTAGAGCAAAACTGAGAAAG GACTTAGTGAACATCGAGATGTTCCTGACGGCCAAAGAGGTGGAGGAGTCCCTGGAGAGGCGCGAGACCGCCACCTGCCTGGCCTGGTGCCACGACAACAAGTCCCGCCTGCGCAAGATGAAG AGCTGCCTGGAGTTTAGCCTAAGGATCCAGGAGTTCATTGAACTCATCCGGCAGAACAAGAGGCTGGACGCTGTGAG ACATGCAAGAAAGCACTTCAGTCAGGCCGAAGGGAGCCAGCTGGACGAGGTCCGCCAGGTGATGGGCATGCTGGCCTTCCCGCCGGACACGCATATCTCTCCCTACAAG GACCTGCTGGACCCTGCCCGGTGGCGAATGCTCATCCAGCAGTTCCGCTATGACAACTACCGGCTGCACCAGCTGGGGAACAACTCCGTGTTCACCCTCACCCTGCAGGCCGGCCTCTCGGCGATAAAGACACC GCAGTGCTACAAAGAGGACGGCAGCTCGCGGAGCCCCGACTGCCCGGTGTGCAGTCGCTCCCTGAACAAGCTGGCGCAGCCGCTGCCCATGGCGCACTGCGCCAACTCGCGCCTGGTCTGCAAGATCTCGGGAGACGTCATGAATGAGAACAACCCACCCATGATGCTGCCCAACGGCTACGTCTACGGCTACAAT TCCCTGCTCTCCATCCGGCAGGATGATAAGGTCGTCTGCCCGAGAACCAAAGAGGTCTTCCACTTCTCCCAGGCCGAGAAGGTGTACATCATGTAG
- the MAEA gene encoding E3 ubiquitin-protein transferase MAEA isoform X4, producing MSLWPQGGAGSPAGCLPSLRKRQQHQGLLTLRTSFHEKKPRRARAPAAQMVAAPVWGHCALCLGRLAGISWEGRARPTSGRCFNVFTVTPTLEGPWTSEGCQQERGGPGKTAWMEDTQAARSWGRDRLLEFRAKLRKDLVNIEMFLTAKEVEESLERRETATCLAWCHDNKSRLRKMKGRQSEHDAKTGRKSRVASGSLKESEDLGMETIKGRPELSCLEFSLRIQEFIELIRQNKRLDAVRHARKHFSQAEGSQLDEVRQVMGMLAFPPDTHISPYKDLLDPARWRMLIQQFRYDNYRLHQLGNNSVFTLTLQAGLSAIKTPQCYKEDGSSRSPDCPVCSRSLNKLAQPLPMAHCANSRLVCKISGDVMNENNPPMMLPNGYVYGYNSLLSIRQDDKVVCPRTKEVFHFSQAEKVYIM from the exons ATGTCCCTGTGGCCTCAGGGTGGCGCAGGGTCCCCAGCAGGATGCCTGCCGTCACTAAGGAAGAGGCAGCAGCACCAGGGTTTGTTAACGTTAAGAACTTCTTTTCATGAAAAGAAACCGAGGAGAGCGCGTGCCCCAGCAGCCCAGATGGTCGCGGCACCTGTGTGGGGCCACTGCGCCCTCTGCCTTGGACGTCTTGCTGGCATCTCCTGGGAGGGGAGAGCTAGGCCCACCTCTGGTCGCTGTTTTAACGTCTTTACTGTCACTCCCACCCTCGAGGGTCCATGGACGTCAGAGGGCTGTCAGCAGGAAAGAGGAGGACCTGGCAAGACCGCATGGATGGAGGACACACAGGCTGCGAGGAGCTGGGGAAGAGACCGCCTCTTGGAATTTAGAGCAAAACTGAGAAAG GACTTAGTGAACATCGAGATGTTCCTGACGGCCAAAGAGGTGGAGGAGTCCCTGGAGAGGCGCGAGACCGCCACCTGCCTGGCCTGGTGCCACGACAACAAGTCCCGCCTGCGCAAGATGAAG GGCCGCCAAAGCGAGCACGACGCGAAGACGGGACGGAAAAGTAGAGTGGCCAGTGGCTCCCTTAAAGAGAGTGAGGATCTTGGTATGGAAACCATAAAAGGAAGGCCAGAATTG AGCTGCCTGGAGTTTAGCCTAAGGATCCAGGAGTTCATTGAACTCATCCGGCAGAACAAGAGGCTGGACGCTGTGAG ACATGCAAGAAAGCACTTCAGTCAGGCCGAAGGGAGCCAGCTGGACGAGGTCCGCCAGGTGATGGGCATGCTGGCCTTCCCGCCGGACACGCATATCTCTCCCTACAAG GACCTGCTGGACCCTGCCCGGTGGCGAATGCTCATCCAGCAGTTCCGCTATGACAACTACCGGCTGCACCAGCTGGGGAACAACTCCGTGTTCACCCTCACCCTGCAGGCCGGCCTCTCGGCGATAAAGACACC GCAGTGCTACAAAGAGGACGGCAGCTCGCGGAGCCCCGACTGCCCGGTGTGCAGTCGCTCCCTGAACAAGCTGGCGCAGCCGCTGCCCATGGCGCACTGCGCCAACTCGCGCCTGGTCTGCAAGATCTCGGGAGACGTCATGAATGAGAACAACCCACCCATGATGCTGCCCAACGGCTACGTCTACGGCTACAAT TCCCTGCTCTCCATCCGGCAGGATGATAAGGTCGTCTGCCCGAGAACCAAAGAGGTCTTCCACTTCTCCCAGGCCGAGAAGGTGTACATCATGTAG